In one window of Maribacter sp. BPC-D8 DNA:
- a CDS encoding ferric reductase-like transmembrane domain-containing protein, with protein MGFLKRNYGWMIVAVLAIIPLFILSSMFKIDTTNGFVLSLVDNGGKEGMSTLEMLYHISGEFAIRWMTAVLTCTPFFILFGVNNLFVRQAMGIATAVWSLLHFIIFIWAEGFLETFTQVNYVAGFIAILILIPLLFTSNRKWMKKLKRTWKKLQSWAYAAIVLSLLHVAILEKTWLIYAIIVGIGFIIRIPFIKEKLIALRTKKSSIA; from the coding sequence ATGGGATTTTTAAAAAGAAATTACGGGTGGATGATAGTTGCTGTTTTAGCAATTATTCCATTGTTTATTTTAAGCAGCATGTTTAAAATTGATACCACCAATGGTTTTGTTTTAAGCTTGGTTGATAACGGTGGTAAAGAAGGCATGTCCACATTAGAAATGCTTTACCATATTTCGGGCGAGTTTGCTATTCGATGGATGACAGCTGTACTAACCTGTACCCCTTTCTTCATACTTTTCGGTGTCAATAATCTCTTTGTACGTCAAGCAATGGGTATTGCAACAGCAGTTTGGAGCTTGTTACATTTTATTATTTTTATATGGGCAGAAGGTTTTTTAGAAACCTTTACACAAGTAAATTATGTAGCAGGCTTTATAGCTATTTTAATATTGATTCCACTACTATTTACTTCAAATAGAAAATGGATGAAGAAGTTAAAACGAACATGGAAAAAACTTCAGAGTTGGGCATATGCAGCAATTGTACTTAGTCTTTTACATGTAGCAATTTTAGAAAAAACATGGCTAATTTATGCTATAATCGTTGGTATTGGTTTTATCATTAGAATACCATTTATCAAAGAGAAATTGATAGCATTAAGAACAAAAAAATCAAGTATAGCTTAA
- a CDS encoding SDR family oxidoreductase produces MKIAVTSASGKLGASIVKHLVSLIGKENVIGIARTVEKATYLGIEIRKGDYNSREDFNQALQGVDAVLLVSGMDEPQKRIEQHRNVIEAAKQNGLQKIVYTSIVGDEDKNAFSPIVQSNRQTEKDVQASGLQWVIGRNGIYIEPDLEYIDTYVKEGRIENCAGQGKCTYTSREELGFAYAKMLTEDKHNGNIYNLVGEPVTQSELAENINKVYGTNLIYNSVTVENYAADRRAALGDFIGTVIAGIYEGIKSGANNVPSEYEKATGRAPKSLFEMISDFKNND; encoded by the coding sequence ATGAAAATAGCAGTAACATCAGCAAGTGGAAAATTAGGTGCATCTATTGTTAAGCATCTAGTAAGTTTAATTGGTAAAGAAAATGTAATCGGTATTGCCAGAACCGTTGAAAAGGCAACGTATTTAGGCATAGAGATTAGAAAAGGTGATTACAATAGTCGCGAAGACTTTAACCAAGCATTACAAGGTGTCGATGCAGTTCTTTTAGTTTCTGGTATGGACGAACCTCAAAAACGTATTGAACAACACAGAAATGTAATAGAAGCAGCCAAGCAAAATGGCCTTCAGAAAATAGTGTACACCAGTATTGTCGGTGATGAAGATAAAAATGCCTTCAGCCCTATTGTGCAGAGTAACAGACAGACAGAAAAAGACGTACAGGCATCAGGTTTACAATGGGTAATTGGCAGAAACGGAATTTATATAGAACCAGATTTAGAGTATATAGATACCTATGTAAAAGAAGGCAGAATCGAGAACTGTGCGGGTCAAGGTAAATGTACCTATACCAGTAGAGAAGAATTAGGTTTTGCATATGCTAAAATGCTCACCGAAGACAAGCATAATGGTAATATTTACAATCTAGTTGGCGAGCCTGTTACGCAAAGTGAATTGGCAGAAAATATTAATAAGGTATATGGTACCAACCTAATCTATAATTCGGTGACCGTTGAAAATTATGCCGCAGATAGAAGAGCCGCATTAGGTGATTTTATCGGTACCGTAATTGCAGGCATTTACGAGGGTATAAAAAGCGGAGCGAATAACGTACCTTCAGAATATGAGAAAGCAACTGGTAGAGCTCCAAAATCTCTTTTTGAGATGATTTCTGATTTTAAGAATAATGACTAA
- a CDS encoding O-methyltransferase, whose translation MITTAYNKIEVTLAELFEDAKYDQLRIMKALAKSIIGPMKPSDFKDAYLSISKKQGVDLVQLIKENELKNIVEFGTSFGISTLYLAEGVLEIEGSIITTELIASKAEKAIENFKKAGVDHRIEVRIGNAIDTLKGHSEPVDLLFLDGWKDLYLSLFQMLEPNFHNNTIIYVDNADMSDTQRFLSVISQNKKYHLVSKYGGKVVIIKIK comes from the coding sequence ATGATAACAACAGCGTATAACAAAATTGAAGTCACATTGGCTGAATTGTTTGAAGACGCCAAGTACGACCAATTAAGAATAATGAAGGCCTTGGCAAAAAGTATTATTGGTCCCATGAAACCTTCAGATTTTAAAGACGCATATCTATCAATTTCAAAAAAACAAGGCGTTGATCTAGTCCAATTAATAAAAGAAAATGAGTTAAAAAACATTGTAGAATTCGGTACTTCTTTTGGTATATCTACATTGTATTTAGCAGAAGGGGTGCTAGAAATAGAAGGCAGTATTATTACAACTGAACTAATAGCTTCTAAGGCAGAAAAAGCCATTGAGAATTTTAAAAAAGCCGGAGTTGACCATCGAATTGAAGTAAGGATTGGGAATGCTATCGATACGTTAAAAGGGCATTCAGAACCTGTAGATTTATTATTTCTAGATGGTTGGAAAGATTTATACTTATCGCTATTTCAAATGCTAGAACCAAATTTTCATAACAACACCATTATTTATGTTGATAATGCAGATATGTCTGATACACAGCGGTTTTTAAGTGTTATTAGTCAAAATAAGAAGTACCATTTAGTATCAAAATATGGTGGTAAAGTAGTCATTATAAAAATTAAATAA